In a genomic window of Pseudorasbora parva isolate DD20220531a chromosome 24, ASM2467924v1, whole genome shotgun sequence:
- the psme1 gene encoding proteasome activator complex subunit 1, with protein sequence MTSLDMSPASKKQVDGFSQKITKEAEQLISNVFPEKIAAMDKILQGSCSLKDLAVIRAPLDIPIPDPVKEELKKKKKEEKEAKEGKEGKKGGEKGEEEDEGPPCGPIACNETLEKLFKLIKPEIQTLKECLNTVSMWIQLQVPRIEDGNNFGVSVQEKVFELFTTTRTKIEGFQTQISKYYSERGDAVAKASKQPHVGDFRQLVHELDQHQYCELRIVALEIRNTYAMLYDVIIKNFDKIKKPRGDLSSKALIY encoded by the exons ATGACTTCCTTAGACATGAGCCCCGCGTCTAAGAAACAG GTGGATGGATTCTCCCAAAAAATCACCAAAGAG GCTGAACAGTTAATCTCAAACGTCTTCCCTGAGAAAATTGCAGCGATGGATAAAATATTACAG GGTTCCTGTAGTCTGAAGGATCTTGCTGTCATCAGGGCTCCTCTGGACATCCCGATCCCGGACCCTGTCAAAGAGGAGcttaagaagaagaagaaagaggAG AAAGAGGCCAAAGAGGGAAAAGAGGGAAAGAAGGGTGGAGAGAAAGGAGAAGAAGAGGATgaag GTCCTCCATGTGGTCCCATCGCCTGCAATGAGACATTAGAGAAACTCTTCAAGCTCATCAAGCCTGAGATTCAGACTCTAAAGGAGTGTCTCAACACG GTGTCAATGTGGATTCAGCTACAGGTCCCCAGAATTGAAGATGGGAACAATTTCGGAGTTTCTGTACAG GAAAAAGTTTTCGAACTGTTTACCACCACCCGCACCAAGATCGAGGGATTCCAGACACAGATTTCCAA GTACTACAGCGAGAGGGGAGACGCTGTAGCCAAGGCTTCCAAACAGCCCCATGTG GGAGATTTCAGGCAGCTTGTCCACGAACTAGATCAGCACCAGTACTGCGAGTTACGCATCGTAGCACTGGAGATTCGCAACACTTAC GCCATGCTGTATGATGTCATCATCAAGAATTTTGACAAGATTAAGAAGCCCAGAGGAGACTTATCTTCAAAAGCGCTTATCTACTGA
- the pck2 gene encoding phosphoenolpyruvate carboxykinase [GTP], mitochondrial, with the protein MSCLLLGVLRRRNAINTASVGARSLSSIPSLPSSVAEFVSGAVAECKPAKVHVVTGTPEETADILANLEKDGMVKKLSKYENCWLARTDPKDVARVESKTVIVTKDQRDTIPIPTGGAKSQLGSWMSEGDFKKAREDRFPGSMAGRTMYVIPFSMGPVNSSLAKFGVQVTDSPYVVASMGIMTRMGTPVLEKLADGAEFVRCQHSLGRPLPLKAPLVNSWPCNPEKVLISHLPDTRQILSFGSGYGGNSLLGKKCFALRIASRIAKDEGWLAEHMLILGITNPQGVKRYIAAAFPSACGKTNLAMMKPSLPGWKVECVGDDIAWMKFDSQGKLRAINPENGFFGVAPGTSLKTNPHAMATISSNTVFTNVGETSDGGVWWEGLDPPAPGIKLTDWHGKSWKYGDSTLCAHPNSRFCAPAAQCPIIDPRWESDEGVPIDAIVFGGRRPEGVPLVYESFNWRHGVFVGAAMRSESTAAAEHKGKAIMHDPFAMRPFFGYNFGDYLAHWLSMETRKGPTQLPKIFHVNWFRKDQKTGSFLWPGFGENARVLEWIFKRCGRTSEDEAATKSIVGWIPQNGAINTEGLGGNIDMGALFDLPKPFWQKETQELRTYFTQQVGADLPAQVEGELRALEERVRD; encoded by the exons ATGTCCTGCCTGTTGCTTGGAGTACTAAGGAG GCGAAATGCCATCAATACAGCTTCAGTAGGAGCGCGGTCCCTCTCTTCCATTCCCTCTCTGCCATCATCAGTGGCTGAGTTTGTGTCTGGCGCAGTGGCTGAGTGTAAACCTGCTAAAGTGCACGTAGTCACAGGCACACCAGAGGAGACAGCAGACATCCTGGCCAATCTGGAGAAAGATGGCATGGTAAAGAAACTCAGCAAATATGAAAACTG CTGGCTGGCACGTACTGACCCTAAAGATGTGGCTCGTGTTGAGAGCAAGACAGTGATCGTCACGAAAGACCAAAGAGACACTATCCCCATCCCCACCGGAGGTGCCAAGTCCCAGCTGGGCAGCTGGATGAGTGAGGGAGACTTCAAGAAGGCCAGAGAGGACCGCTTTCCTGGCAGCATGGCAG GACGGACTATGTATGTGATCCCCTTCAGTATGGGCCCTGTGAACTCTTCTCTTGCTAAGTTTGGTGTTCAGGTGACAGATTCTCCATATGTGGTGGCTAGCATGGGCATCATGACACGTATGGGGACACCTGTGCTGGAGAAACTAGCAGATGGGGCGGAGTTTGTGCGCTGCCAGCACTCTCTGGGCCGACCTTTACCACTCAAAG CTCCTTTAGTAAACAGCTGGCCTTGTAACCCAGAAAAGGTGTTGATCTCGCATCTCCCAGACACCAGGCAGATCTTATCCTTCGGCAGCGGTTACGGTGGAAACTCGCTCCTTGGAAAGAAGTGCTTTGCTCTTCGTATCGCCTCACGCATCGCCAAAGACGAAGGCTGGTTGGCTGAACACATGCTG ATTTTGGGAATCACAAATCCTCAGGGTGTAAAACGGTACATTGCAGCAGCGTTCCCGAGTGCTTGTGGGAAAACTAACCTGGCCATGATGAAACCATCACTGCCAGGCTGGAAGGTTGAGTGTGTGGGCGATGACATCGCCTGGATGAAATTTGACAGTCAGG GCAAACTCAGAGCTATTAATCCAGAAAATGGTTTCTTTGGAGTTGCCCCCGGGACATCCCTAAAGACCAACCCTCATGCCATGGCAACAATCTCCAGTAACACAGTGTTCACTAATGTAGGAGAGACCAGCGATGGGGGTGTGTGGTGGGAGGGTCTGGATCCACCTGCACCTGGAATCAAACTCACAGACTGGCATGGAAAGTCTTGGAAGTATG GTGATTCTACACTGTGCGCTCACCCGAACTCCAGGTTTTGTGCCCCTGCTGCCCAGTGCCCGATCATAGACCCACGCTGGGAGAGTGATGAGGGCGTCCCTATTGATGCCATTGTATTTGGAGGCAGAAGACCAGAAG GTGTGCCTTTGGTGTACGAGTCGTTTAACTGGCGTCACGGTGTGTTTGTGGGTGCAGCCATGAGATCTGAATCCACGGCCGCCGCTGAACATAAAG GTAAAGCAATCATGCATGATCCCTTCGCAATGCGTCCTTTCTTCGGTTACAACTTTGGCGACTATCTGGCCCACTGGTTGAGTATGGAGACGCGCAAGGGCCCGACCCAGCTCCCTAAGATCTTCCACGTCAACTGGTTCCGGAAAGATCAGAAGACCGGCTCTTTCCTGTGGCCAGGGTTCGGAGAGAACGCCCGTGTCCTAGAGTGGATCTTCAAGCGTTGCGGCCGTACCAGTGAAGACGAGGCTGCCACCAAGAGCATCGTGGGATGGATTCCACAAAACGGTGCCATAAACACAGAAGGCCTGGGTGGGAATATCGATATGGGTGCCCTCTTTGACCTGCCCAAACCCTTCTGGCAGAAGGAAACGCAGGAGCTCCGGACCTACTTCACCCAGCAGGTTGGAGCTGATCTACCTGCACAAGTGGAGGGAGAGCTGAGGGCACTGGAAGAGAGAGTGAGGGATTGA